Genomic window (Aurantimicrobium sp. INA4):
TCCTTTGCAACGAGTTCAATGATGGTTTGTGCAGCTGTTGCTGGTTGAGGGCGCACGGCGTGAACCAAGTCGGCTATCTGCTCAGAGCGATCGGGCAGGGTTCCATCTTGTGCCTGAGCAATAGCGAGTTCTACCTGTTCCATGTTATGGACTTTCACAGTGGTAGCTTCAGCAATCTTGCCCAATGGTGAAAACTCCCAGTGCTCGGGTTTCTCCCAGAAAATAGCTGGTTTTCCCGTCACTAGAGGGTATTCCCCAATGAAAGACACTCCATCAGTGACCATGGCATCCGAGGCAAGCAGAATGCTTGTAATCGGTGCACCTAAATCAGTAAACGTGTTGGGCAAAGCGTCCCACTTCGAGCGCCACTGATCTAACTCTTCCTGAGTCATGATGTCGCGGTCTGTGAGCGTTCCGAAAAGGAATGGGTGAGGCCTGAAAACAATATCCATTTCTGGGTGAGTTTTTGCGAACTCGAGCATAAGTTCGAATTCGTCACTGAAGTGACCGAAGTTTAGCCATCCATGGTCATAACTATGGTGTGGAGCCCACAGCAGTCTAAAAGGCTGCTGAGCTGGTTGTTGCTCACGATTAATTGGCCACACAGGCTCAACCGTTTCTTTCGCAGCGAGAAGGGCATCGATCTTGGGGGTTCCCGTCAGGAAGGCATTCTGACGGCCTTCCCTATCAAAAGCAGCTTTGGTGTCAGCATCTTGCAGGAACACCATGTGTGAGAGTTGATGCGTGGGTTGAATGTATTGATGAGGAGCGACACCAGCTTCACCTGGCTCTTGCACCAACGAAGTAGAGAAATATGGTACGTAACAGACCTTCGTAAACTCAACGAGGTGCTCAATCTGGTAGTACTTCTTGTAATTACGCTGCCAGGGGTAGTTCAAGAACACGTAGTCAGGAGCTAACTCCTTGAGCCTGGCAAGTCCTTCTTTACTCTTCTTGAATCTGAAACGTTCGTGAACAATACCTTGAGCATCAAGGTAGGCACTCATTTTCTTCTCATCGCGGAACTTGTCATATCCGGTGAGTTTGCGAGGAATTGTGACCACGATGGGTTCAAAGCGAGGATCGGCTAACATTCCTCGATACACAGCATCAAGGGCGTCCCATGCTTCAAAGTAGAAGACGAAAAAAACCACGCGAATCGGTCGGCTCATGCCTCGACTTTATGCGCTGATTACTGAGAATGTGCCCTATTTCGCGCTGGGCTTATCAACTGCTCCACCAAAGCGTCGATCACGGCCGATGTATTGCTCTATGGCGTCCCACAAATCCGTTCGAGAGAAGGCCGGCCATAACTGGTTCAGGAACACCATCTCGGCATAGGCAGATTGCCACAGTAAGAAGTTTGAGGTGCGCTGTTCCCCGCTGGATCGCACAAAAAGATCCACATCTGGCATATCGGGAATGTAGAGATTTTTCGCTATGAATTTCTCTGTCACCTTGGAGGGATTGATTTTTCCGGCTGCAACATCTTCCGAGATTTTACGCACCGCATCAGCGATTTCGGTTCGACCACCGTAATTCACGCACATGGTCAAGGTGAGGGTTTTGTTTTTCTTGGTCAGTTCTTCAGCAAACTGAAGTTCCTCAATGACGGAGGGCCACAACTTCGGTTTACGCCCAGCCCAGCGCACCCGCACATCCCACTCATTGAGTTGGTCGCGACGACGGTGCAGAACATCACGGTTGAAGCCCATGAGAAAGCGCACTTCTTCAGGTGATCTCTTCCAGTTTTCTGTGCTGAAAGCATAAACACTCAGATGCTTCACCCCTGCTTGGATAGCGCCAGCGACAACATCGAGAAGAGCTGCTTCTCCTGCCTTGTGTCCCTCAACACGGGTCAGACCTTGCTGATTTGCCCAGCGACCATTGCCGTCCATCACAATGGCAACGTGATTCGGGACGGACCCCGCCGGGAACGCAGGTGGATAGATACCCGTCCAGTCCACGGGCCTGTACTCGACAGCGTCTTTGTGAGTGTACGGCTTACTCATCGTGCTACATGCTCCAAAGATCGAAGTGTCCGTTCCAAGTGCCACTGGGTATAGGTAGAAACGAGGGCGCTGGCTTTACTCCAGTATTCAACAGGTACTGCTTCGGCGACGTCCCACTCGCCACGCACGAGAGCATCGAGGAGAAGAACTACCTGCGGCACGATGTGTGCAGACCCGGGAGGTGCACACTGCGTGCAAACCATGCCACCGAGTTGAACGATGAAGCTTTCATGAGGGCCTTCAGCACCACACTTGGCACAGGCATCGAAACTGGGGGCCCACCCCGCCATACTCAAGGCGCGCAAAAGATATGAATTCAGAATCAACTCAGTGGGGTGTTCTTGACGAGACAAGGAACGCAGTGCGCCAACTAGCAAAAGATACTGCTGTGGGGAGCTTTCAAGCTCAGTGACTTTGTCCGCTGTTTCGACCATGACATTGGCTGCCGTAAAACGAGCATATTCATCCACGATCTCTGCTCCGTAGGAGGCTAATGTTTCAGCCTGCTGAATCGTATCGAGGCTTCGACCTTGATAAAACTGGATATCCGCCACCATAAATGGCTCCAGGCGGGCACCAAATTTGGAGGAGGTTCTCCGAACTCCTTTAGCTACTGCACGAACTTTGCCATGCGTTTTTGTCAGCAGCGTCACTATTCGATCAGCTTCGCCGAGTTTGTGTGTGCGCAACACCACGCCTTCGTCGCGGTAAACCGGCATTAGAGATCTCGCGGAGTTTCGATAGGGCCGGTTAAGTCGGTGGGGCGAACCAGCTTCGGGTTGCGCAAAGACTTCAACATGCGCTGTTCAGGCAAAGACCAGCCAAAGCGCACCGCGAGTAATCTCAAAATTGTTGTCACCGCGACACTCAGTGGAACACTCACTTCTAAACCGATGTTTGCTTCGTTACACAACAGCAAAGCAATCGATCCCGCCGCTGCGGCAATGGCATAGAGCGAACCCACGTGCATGACAGAAATGGGCATATTCAAAAGCAGGTCTCTGATAAATCCACCACCGACTGCGGTGATAACGCCTACGAACAGTGCTGGCACAAAAGGTAAGCCTGATACCAGTGCTGCTGTCGTACCCAATGCGCCAAACAAACCAAGGGCCAAAGCATCTAGCGCTGTAATTATCCAGTCAACTCGACGGATCAGGCGTGCAAGCAACATCCCCAATAGCGCCGCACCGACAGCAACGATGATGTACCAGTTCTCAGTGAGCGCGATGGGCAAGCGGTTGAGCAAGATATCACGAAGGAATCCACCACCTAGACCAGTAGCGATACCAATAACAGCGATACCAAACAGATCAAGCCTGCGATCACGAAAACCAGATGCATAGATTGCACCCTGGAGGCTACCAACGCCAATAGCGAGCGCATTCACCCATCCGGGCACATCGAGCGGCTCAGCAATCAACATATGTACAGGCTACGCCTGAACAAGTTCATAATCGTAAGGCACTTCGGAAAGTATTCCGGATTGTATGCAGTAAGCGTAGGCTCGGCCTAGGCAAGGCGAATCAGGGGGAACTATGTTTTGGTTACCA
Coding sequences:
- a CDS encoding isoprenyl transferase — protein: MSKPYTHKDAVEYRPVDWTGIYPPAFPAGSVPNHVAIVMDGNGRWANQQGLTRVEGHKAGEAALLDVVAGAIQAGVKHLSVYAFSTENWKRSPEEVRFLMGFNRDVLHRRRDQLNEWDVRVRWAGRKPKLWPSVIEELQFAEELTKKNKTLTLTMCVNYGGRTEIADAVRKISEDVAAGKINPSKVTEKFIAKNLYIPDMPDVDLFVRSSGEQRTSNFLLWQSAYAEMVFLNQLWPAFSRTDLWDAIEQYIGRDRRFGGAVDKPSAK
- the recO gene encoding DNA repair protein RecO, whose translation is MPVYRDEGVVLRTHKLGEADRIVTLLTKTHGKVRAVAKGVRRTSSKFGARLEPFMVADIQFYQGRSLDTIQQAETLASYGAEIVDEYARFTAANVMVETADKVTELESSPQQYLLLVGALRSLSRQEHPTELILNSYLLRALSMAGWAPSFDACAKCGAEGPHESFIVQLGGMVCTQCAPPGSAHIVPQVVLLLDALVRGEWDVAEAVPVEYWSKASALVSTYTQWHLERTLRSLEHVAR
- a CDS encoding TRIC cation channel family protein, with translation MLIAEPLDVPGWVNALAIGVGSLQGAIYASGFRDRRLDLFGIAVIGIATGLGGGFLRDILLNRLPIALTENWYIIVAVGAALLGMLLARLIRRVDWIITALDALALGLFGALGTTAALVSGLPFVPALFVGVITAVGGGFIRDLLLNMPISVMHVGSLYAIAAAAGSIALLLCNEANIGLEVSVPLSVAVTTILRLLAVRFGWSLPEQRMLKSLRNPKLVRPTDLTGPIETPRDL